ATGTCCAGGGTTGGGATGGAAAAGGGGGCCTCATGAGCCAAGTGTGGGGTTCAGTGGGAGGACTATTTCCCGGGGTCCCACTCACACCCCCACACTGCCTCTGCTGTCCTGCATGCTGGCCCATCCCACCCGAACCTCTGTTGCTGCTTCCCCTGAGACAGACAGAAACTCTCCCAATTTCACAATCTCCTGTggaagccccccctcccccgcctacCCCCACCTCACTGCCAGTCAGGCTGGCCCAGCCTGGGGACAGGGCACAAGGCCCACTCTCCTCCCACAGCTTCCAGGCCCGCCTGGCCTTAACCCTAACTACCACCGCCCTGTATGTCTGAATTACAGATTTCTTCACCAGCTACCGCCCCCCACAGACGCCCACGCCTTCACATTTCCCGGAGCCCCCCAGCTTTGGCCCCATGGCTGACCCTTTCTTCAGCAGTGGGATCCTGGGCTCAGAGGTGCCCCCTGCCTCATCAGGCATGACCCACCTCTCAGGGCATAACCGCCTGCAGGTGAGCTCCTGCTCTGCTACACTCAGTCCTGCCTAGGTCACCTACCCGTTTCTGGGAGATAGGGCACTTCCTGAGTGCCCAGTCCTGTGCTTGGTTGACTGAGAGGGActgaagggggagagagagcccaTCTCTGCCCTGTGAGAGGGCACCATTCAGCTGGGATGGAAAGATCGTGAAGGACCAGGTGGTTGTAGAAGAGAGGCTGCGGGTGGGGGCATGGAGCCAGGGTACCACTGAAGAGTGGGTTGCTTGtgaaaggcttcctggaggaggggaggttCTGGGCTTAGTGAACGGATTGGGTTTGGACAGAAAAAGAGACCAATAGAAGGCAagccagatgaggaaacaagcacAAATGAGCCCATGGAGACAGAAAGCTCAGTGTGAGTGTTTAGGAAATGGTGAACCTGCCATTGTGGATTGGGAACTCACAGGCTCAATTCAGATGTCACCTCCCTGCTGCATGGTCAGAAGCCTTTTCCCTCTATCATCAGCCTGTTCAGGCATTCTTGTAGTTCATCGTTGAGAGATCTCCTCAACTAGACAGTGAGCTCCTTGCTGGAAGAGCTAAGCCTTGCTCACCACTCCATGTTCCATACCCAGCACAGTCCAAGCACATTGGCAGCACTGGGTAAATGGTTGCCCAATGAGAGTGTAGATGGATGGGGTGTTGATGAATTGATAGATGGGTTGTAGATGGGGGTGGTTGCTTACATGGGTTGGTGTACATTTAGGTAGGTGAGTGGTCGGTTGGATGGATGGGCTGGTAGATGGATTTGAAGATGCATAGTTTGATGGGTTGATGAATAGGCTGGTGGCTGAATAAGTGGCTGGTCAGGGAACAgatggtggatgggtggatggattaTGAATGGGTTGGTGGATGAATTAAGGAGAGACGGTTGGATGGATTGGTGAATGGGCTAATACCTGGTGGGCTGGAGGAGAGATAGGTAGAGGATTTAACTTGCAGTGAGAGGATATATAAGTGAATGGAGGATGATGGGTTAGTGGATGGATTGGTGGCTGGATGGAGAAATTATCTGGCAAATGAAAATATAGGCAGGAAGACTGATGCTCTTTCTCAAACCTAATAGGTGCATACGTGTGTTCCACTCCCACCTCTCATTAGATTACAATTTCCTttggtgtgtggggggtggggacaggagggaccATTTCTCCTGTCTCTCCCAGTGCCCAGTCCAGAGCTCAGCCAGGGCAAGAGGCTGCCAGGGTGGCTACAAAGGCCAGCTGTTCCCCCCTGCTCTCTGTTTGTTCCCCAACCAGGCCCGGAGCAGCTGCCCTGGCCCGCTAGATTCCAGTGCCTTCCTGAACTCTGATTTCCTCCTTCCTGAAGACCCCAAGCCCAAGCTGCCACCCCCTCCAGTACCCCCACCGCTCCTCCAATACCCTGCCCTTGCCAAGGGGCCTGGCCCAGAGCCCTGtgccccccccaccttccctcccttggctcctccccctgctttgcTGCAGGAAGaacctctcttctctcccagatTCCCCTTCTCTACCGTCCCACCTGCCCCAGGAGTGTCCCCACTGCCTGCTCCCACTGCCTTCCCACCGACCCCACAGcctggccctccccctccccccttccccataGACCTTCTACCCTCGGGATATCTGGAGCCCCCATTTGGGCCCCACTTCACAGTACCCCAAAGCATGCGGCCCAGAGgcaggccccccaccccatcccctagAGGGCGGAAGCCCAGTCCCCCAACCTTGGCCCCTGCCACAGCCAACTCCACTGCCACTGCGGGAGGCAGCAACCCCTGCCTCACACAGCTGCTCACAGCAGGTGAGATGGGAAGAGCAGGATCCCACATAGGGAAAGTGGGACCAAATGTAGAAGTGGGGAgcctggaggagcagagggtgaagTTTAAGGGGCAGGCTCAGGTTCAGCTGGCAGGATGGGGAGGTGGCAAGGAATTAGGGACATGGGCCCTGAAACCAGAAGGGGAGCAGGCTTTTTGGAAGGGCGAGATGGGGCCTTGGGAGTTGGGTCCCTCCAGTGGATGGGGGGACGGTCTTGAGGCTGGCCCCAGTGGCCCTCATAGTTCTGCCTGTGTACAGCCAAGCCTGAGCAAACCTTGGAACCATCACTTGTGTCCAGCACCCTCCTTCGGCCTTCAGGGTCCCCGGTAAGATGGTGGGCACTGGGAGGTGAGGGTGGGCCCCAGGCTTTACCTCCTTTTaactctctgcccttctccaccCCAGCAGGAGATGGCCCCTGAATTCCCCTGCACCTTCCTccccccgaccccggcccccaCACCGCCCCGGCCACCTCCAGGCCCAGCCACACTGGCCCTTCCCAGGCCCCTGATTGTCCCCAAAGCAGAGCGGCTCTCACCCCCAGCACACAGCGGTAAAGAGGGCTTGCAAGGCTTGGGGAACTCCAGgggatggagaaaggggaaggaagaaagagggatgACATCTGAGGCCAGGATGAGAGGAACAGGGCAATGGGACCCTCTCCCCTGTGTTGGTCTGTCTGTGGGTCTGTCTGTCCCTGTCACAGGTGGTAAGCGGCGGCTGTCTGGGGAGctcagctccatgcagggcccgGGGACTCTGAGCGTCCACGTCTCTCCCCCTCAACCCATCCTCAGCCGGGGCCGTCCAGACAACAATAAGGTGGCACCATTCCCTCATCCCAAGATCTGTTTGCTACCCCTAGGCCCTTCCATGCTCCTTCCTAGGCTCACCCCACTGTCTGCCCCCCAAGACTGAGAACCGGCGCATCACACACATCTCTGCAGAGCAGAAGCGGCGCTTCAACATCAAGCTGGGGTTTGACACCTTGCACGGGCTGGTGAGCACACTCAGCGCCCAGCCCAGCCTCAAGgtgagcccccagccccagctggcACCCCCAGAACCATAAGGCTCCTTTGTAGGCCCCCCTCCTACCGTCCaagacccaatcccaggaccctctggACACCCAGTTTCCTCCTTCCACCCAGTGTCTCAGTGGGCCACAGAGTGGGGCCACTTCTAGCACCTGAGCCTACCCTGGTGATGCCTGCAGGTGAGCAAAGCAACCACGCTGCAGAAGACGGCCGAGTACATCGCCATGCTGCAGCAAGAGCGGGCGGCCATGCAGGAGGAGGCCCAGCAGCTACGGGACCAGATCGAGGAGCTCAATGCTGCCATCAAGTAGGTGGGGAACCAAGGGCACTGGGGCAAAGGGGTAGGCCGCCCAACTCCTCAGCCCTGACTGGCCCCCTTTCCCCCAGCCTGTGCCAGCAGCAGCTGCCTGCTACTGGGGTGCCCATTACACACCAGCGTTTCGACCAGATGAGAGACATGTTTGACGACTATGTCCGCACCCGGACGCTGCACAACTGGAAGTTCTGGGTAGTATCCTCATTCGGCCAGGGGTGGCGTGAGTCCTAGAGCCAGACCCAGCTGTGCCTGACTGCAGGCTAGCTCCACAGGCCAGGCAGGGGCCCAGAGGTGCCCCCAGGGGAAGAGACTCAAGTCCTTCCAGGTCTTTGGCATCCTGGCCAGCAGGAGTGCCTGGTGTTATGATGGGAGCAGAGGGAAACTCAGGAAGGAGGCCCTGGGTGCAGcccagaagggcagagagggccCCCGACAGGCCATGGCAGGATGGGGGGCAGTGGCTGCAGCAGGCTTCAAAGTTCATGATGCCACAGTGGCCGGGCCCTTCCCTGGGTTTGAGCCAGATGTCAGGGCTACACATGAGCAGGGCGAGGGTCCTGGCTGATCAGCAGGCCTGTTCCTTGACCTGGGCCCAGTTCAGCATCCTCATTCGGCCTCTGTTCGAGTCTTTCAACGGGATGGTGTCCACAGCAAGCTTGCAGAGCCTCCGCCAGACCTCACTGGCTTGGCTGGACCAGTACTGCTCCCTGCCCGCTCTCCGGCCAAGTACGTGAGCCAACTGCCTGCCCACCATAATGTCCAGGGGTGTCCACCCTGCTCAGACCACAGGCCCAGGCTGCCTTTGATATAGCCTAGAGTTTTAGCCATCCCACCACATACGCTGAATAGTCCTCTGCCTACCAAGTCACCTACAGACGGAGGTCCTGGGAGGGGCTGATGATCTTGCTAGCTAGTATATCCCTCTCATCCCTTTTGTCTTCAGCATCCAGGGGAAGGGCCCTGACCCCGGGAggtgtctctccccctctctctttcattctctcattGTCTTTCCCCAGCTGTCTTGAACTCTCTCCGCCAGCTGAGCACATCTACCAGTATCCTGACAGATCCAGCCTGTATTCCCGAGCAAGCCACACGGGCAGTCACAGAAGGCACCCTTGGCAAACCTTTATAGTGTTGGCCAGATGCTGCCGCTCCCTCAGCTGCCCAGGAGCTGCTCTTCCTGGGCATGGGTTCCAGGGACGACGTCTGGGCactcccttcctgccccaggtCTGGCTGTGCCCTTTCCTGAGGGTTTAGCAGGGCTCAAATCTCTTCCACCTCCTGAAAGCCAGCAAGAGCTATGTTCCAGTTGCTGCCCCACAAGTGATGAACACTGAGAcctgagggggcaggggggactcatactctctctttggACCTTCATTTTCTAATCTGCAAAATAGGGGTGGAGAAGCTTCAACCAGATGATGATCCCAAGGCCTTAGCAGCTGTGACACTTGGGGCCTAAGCTGGCAATTCAGGGAGCTTGTAGGAGGAGGGGGGACAATTGTTTCCCCCACCTgctcctctccccgcccccttgATGGGGCTCAGGCCTCCACTTCTCGGCAAAGGGGCAGAAAAGGAAGTTCCCACTCTCTGTTCCTTTGCTGGTAGCCCACTGTGGGGTGAGGTGCTGCAGGATGGCATCCTTGGGTGACGCCAGGAAGGTCTGACCCCAGGAGAAAGCGGGGCAGGTGGTGGCCAAACCAGGGCAGGCATCTTGTGTGCGTGTGAATGCGTGTGTGTGGATTTTGTAAAGAATTCTtgccaataaaaacaaaaactgtttggGACCATCAGTGTGTCTCATTCGGGAATGGAGAGCCAGTTGGCTGTGGGAAGTGGCCTTGAAAGGACCTTAGCTTTTCCTCTGAGCTGGAAGGCACTGGAAAGTTTTGAGTAGGTAGGGATAGGACAAGATCAGATGTAAGttcttaacaggatccctctggGTGTGGAGTTGAGAATACACCACAGTGGGGCCCTtaagggcagaggcagggagtaCAGTTTTAGGCTATTGCTGGCATCCTGGTGAGAGGTGACAGACACTCATCCTGGAACTCCTCTTTGCATGGGCAGGAAAAGGTTCAGGAAAGCTTaccaccttctttaaaaaaaatttttttttttaaatttacttgacagagcacaagcagaaggggactgcagggagagggagaagcaggccctcactgagcaggggcttagtcccaggaccctgggaacatgacctgagccaaaggcagatgcttaacccgctgaaccacccaggcaccccggctTACCACTTTTTACGTTGGGAAAGGGCAGAGCTGAGTCAAGAAGTAGAAATGACAGGGCCTTCCACTGGAAACATCTAAAGAGAACATGCTACcacaggggggtgggggatagTGACCTCTCCATTATGCGAGATGTGCAAGCAGAGGGTGGATGGCCACTTGGTTAGGATATCTTAGAAGGAACTGATACCTCAGATGAGGAGTTGGGGTGAATGGCCCTGATACTTCATTGGTTTTTCTATTGAGCCATTTAACAAATCTTTTCTGAGGGCCCGCTGTGGACCAGGCGATGGTCTTGGTGCTGGGGATTCCATTCACGGCTGATCCCTCTCCCCATGGAGCTAGTTCAAGCCTCTCACATCTCAGGACTTCTGTGGATGCTTGTGGGACATAAATAGCAGGCAGTCTTCTGTGGCCACTTGCCCTCATTTGTGTGTTATCATAACAGGGATGACAAAACTAACTGCACACTTATTTAATGTTTACTGTCTGGTGAGCactattttaagcactttatTTATATTAACTCACTTATTATATATTAACATCTTCCTCTATAGGCCAGTTATGAGAATTTcagagtaaatatatataaagcacttaaacAGTAACTAGCATATGACACCATGTAAGAGTTATcaccggggcgcctgggtggctcagttgttaagcatctgccgttggctcaggtcatgatctcagggtcctgggatccaagccccacgttggttccctgctccatgggaagcctgcttctcccgctccctctgctgttcccctcaCTTGTACTCTCTAGTTCTCtcgtcaaataaatatataaaatctttaaaaaaagttatcatCATAATTGCTGATAATCccaatttcacagatgaaaaattgaggcacagagaggttaactaGCCCAGGGCTGTGTTGGTTAGTGAGATGCCCACTCAGACTGTGTGATTCTAGTCTCTGCTTTTAGCCATCTCTCTCTACTGTGCAGGtaacaggggcacctaggtgttAAGTGCTATTTGTTGCTGCAAAGTTTTGAAGTGGCTCTCGGAGAAGTAAAATCCTAACAGTGTGCTCTGCTGTTTTTACTCACTCACACCCTTCCAGAAAGGGCCCCCTAAGACATCCCCTGGACCCTGTGTCCCCCCACCAGATGCCACCTTCCCTTGACAGAGCTACCTACACTTGCTCTCCccctcttttctcccctcccaCTCATCCCCTGTCTTTGAGGTCCCCACTTCCACCCCAGCCTCACCCCTACACTGACTTGCTCTTAATAAGGTAACTTGACTCCCTCATTGCAAAATCCAAAGACCACTTTGCAGTGTTCATACTGCCTTCCCCCAGGCCCTTGGACCCCATTCTAGAACTACCCTTTCCCAGTGAATCCAGAATTCTCTCcaggctctccctcctccctgactGTGCCTTCCCAGTATCTGCTGTGGGAGTCTTTTTCTCCACCTGCCCCTTCCTGGACCACTTCCTTCTCATGTGGCAAGCCTCAGGGAATACCATTCCCTTTGGCTTCTCTGCCAAGGATCCACTCTTCTGTATCTGCTTTGCTCTGCCCTTGGAGCTGCAAAAGCATATATCCAACTGCCACCCTGACCCCTCCTTCTGGATGTTTCATAGCTTCCTTAACCTCAAAGGAACCAAAACAGAACTCCTCATTTCTGAGACTATAGCCCACTGTCCCTCCTAATACCTGGTCCTCTTCATGTTCCCCATCCCCAGGAATGATGCCACCATCCAGACACTTGTGCAAGCTGAAAACAGCCATCTTTGGCTCCTCCCAACATCCCAGTGCCCTGTAGTATCTGTGACCAAGGCCTGGCCCATGGACCTTATATGCATCCATCTCTACAGCCACCACCCTGGTCCAACAGAACATCCCCTTCTACATAGTCTTGTATTAGCCTACCATATCCTTGACAGCTGCTTCTCAAACTTAAATGTGCATTTGAGCTTTAAAAagtcttcacacacacacacacacaaaaagtctTCACAACCAGGTCCTGtctagaccaattaaatcagaagcCCTCAATTTGGAAGGTTTGGCACCAGCCCACAGCTGAGTCAAtgccaaccccaccccaccccccaggacaaaagggaaggaaatgaggCCACACTCCATTTGCTCTCTGACTGGATCTATGTCCTTAGTCGAGCTTTTATGGGTGTATCTGTCCCCCACCTGGTCCCTCCAGCAGTCCTTCTTCTTAGAAGGTCCTTCTAAAGGCTGCAGAGCCTGCACTGTCAGTAGAGGCTCCCTGGTGGGCATGGAAATCTTTGAATCTGGAATCTCTGACCCTGGTAATTCAACTCATTCTGGGTTGCAGGCCTGGGAGGCTGATGGGGCAGTGCTCCCTGTTCTGGGAACATTTCCTTTCCAGGCAAGCAGGTCTAACTCAAACTTTATCAATAAGTCTTtcagaatatttcctttttggtTAAATCTAGATGAGCTCTGTAGATCATATCAATACCAATTTCCCAGTTTTGATATTGCACTATAGCTATATGAGATGTTACTAAGTGGGGGAAACCAGGTGAAGATACAGAGAACCTTCCTGTTGGTTCTCCCAACTTCTCGTTAatctataatttcaaaataaaaatatctcgcTAAAAATCTTGTAAAGTTTTTTTCCACTCCCCAGGCCACACCTAAGTCTAGGTCCTTATCACCTCCCTCTTAGATCCTGGCAACTGCCTCCtgattttccttttgtctttggtCTTGGCGCCCACTGTTCCATTATTCTCTGCCTTGCCTCCTCGAAAGGGCCTTGCCTCCTCGAAAGGACCCACTGTGGTGACGGCTGGAACAGCGCCTTTAATAAATGATTATCAGTGAATTACTCAAGAGGAggactcagggcagcccaggtggctcagtggtttagcgccgccttcagcccagggtgtgatcctggagacccggggatcaagtcccacatcaggctccctgcatggagcctgcttctctctctctctctctctctctttctttctttctgtgtgtttctcatgaacaaataaataaaatcttaaactgggggatccctgggtggctcagcggtttcgcgcctgcctttggcccagggcgcgatcctggagtcccgggatcgagtcccgcgtcgggctcccggtatggagcctgcttctccctcctcctgtgtctctttctctctccacgtctatcataaataaataaatagataaatagataataaataaataaataaataaataaataaataaataaatctttaaaaaaaaaaaaaagaggattcagCAAAGCCTGCATATCTCGCCCTCGAGCTTTGGAGACAACGCAGCCAAACCCCAGAAGagtcaggccccgccccccgggacgCGCCAGCGACCACGCCCCGCCCCATAGAGACACGCCCACCACAAGGCCCCGCCCTGGGACGCTCCGACGGTCAGGCCCCGCCCCATAGGCTGTCCAACGGCCAGACCCCGCCCCTCGGGGCGCACCAACGGCCAGACCCCGCCCCGCGTGCGTGCGCGGTCCCGCGGAGGCGTGCCGGCGTCCGCGTCGTCGGAGGCTGAGGTGGCAGTGGGCCCGCCAACATGGAGCTACCGCAGATGCCCGAGCTGATGGGCCTGTCGCTGTTGCTCGGGCTGTTGGCCCTGATGGCGACGGCGGCAGTAGCGCGGGGGTGGCTGCGCGCGGAGGAGGAGACGGGCAGCCGGTCCGCGGGTTAGTGGGGCGGGGGCGAGTGGAGGCACCCCGCGGGGACCTTGCTCCTGGCCTCCCCGTGGTCCGACGTGCGGTTTGGGCCGGCGGGGGTGCCGCGgaccctctgggcctcagtttctccctttgtGAAATGAGCTTCGCTTTCCGAGACGAGTTACCGAGGTAGCGAGTTACCTCAGGAAGCGCTAGTTGCAGGCTGCGTCCCGCGCTGCCGCTTCCTCGGAGGCCGGgcggcgggggtggagggggccgAGGCGCTGCCCTCTGGCCCTCCGGGTCTCCCGCGGTTGCTTCCAGAGCTCTTGTAAGCTCTCGGGTGCGCTGCTTGCTCGTTATTTTAGGAAAGCGGGGAGCGGTGAGGGGAGACGCGTATTTGTAACCACTCGGACTAGTTCCTCGACAGGAGCAACGTTTGTTAAGTAGCTACTACTATCTCAGTGGGTGTGAGGAATTTTTCCTTTAGGGAGCTCGCGGTTGCATAAGGGAGATCATCCGAAAATGTAAGTGAAACATAGAGTGTAATAGGTTTCAGAGAGGAGGTCAGTACTAGCAACCAGGAAACCCAAGGGTGGGGGTGGTCAGCCCTGCTTTTTTGGGTGGGGAGAGGCGGGTGAAGGAAAGCTTCACTGAGTAGGAAACACATGGTGTGGGGTCTCGAAGGACAGGTGTGTCAAGAGTTTGgccaaggaggaaggaagaacatCGCTGGCAAAGGCAGTGTGCATGGAAGCAAGCAGTTCTCAAAGGGCATTTGGTGGGGTTTTAgtgtgaggggagaggagggcaggatgCTGACAGGAGAGGGCAGGTTGTGGTGGTCTCTGTTTATGGGCCTCAGGAGTTTATTCCCTGTAGGAATTGAGGGGCATCTGGAGTAATGTAACACATGCCAGCTTTGCACCTGGCCTGACTCTCaattaaaatagctattttatGCAGAAGTGACTGGCACCATTCCCGGCACAGGGTTGGTGCTCAACAGGGGTTGACTACTTATCATCCCTGAGTTCTCTCTGAGAGTCCTCTGAACCTTTAATGCTTGTGTTGGGTACTCACAACTTCTCTTTAAGGAAATTAAGGGCCAGAGcagttaaggaacttgcccaaggccaggCCCACCAAATTGGTTGTGCACATAATTCCCTACCTAGGGATGTCTGGCCAAGGATCTGCACTTAGCTGGCTGTGCTATGTACCAGCTGAGC
The genomic region above belongs to Vulpes lagopus strain Blue_001 chromosome 3, ASM1834538v1, whole genome shotgun sequence and contains:
- the MLXIPL gene encoding carbohydrate-responsive element-binding protein isoform X4 — protein: MAVPQAARRVSGCHPRAKERRRHRIKGQRTSGAGGGRAVPGPHPPLKAGPRVQCIEPSAASAEKTRPLSASAREHPACAPWPGPQTPPEGTLGHCLGPATPADSAESSGKLVSPKWKNFKGLKLLCRDKIRLNNAIWRAWYIQYVERRKSPVCGFVTPLQGPEADEHRKPEAVVLEGNYWKRRIEVVMREYHKWRIYYKKRLRKSSREGDLLTPKQAEGDWQSPERWCEQLFSSVVPVLLGGPEEEPGGRQLLDLDCFLSDISDTLFTMTQPSSSPLQLPPEDAYVGNADMIQPDLTPLQPSLDDFMEISDFFTSYRPPQTPTPSHFPEPPSFGPMADPFFSSGILGSEVPPASSGMTHLSGHNRLQARSSCPGPLDSSAFLNSDFLLPEDPKPKLPPPPVPPPLLQYPALAKGPGPEPCAPPTFPPLAPPPALLQEEPLFSPRFPFSTVPPAPGVSPLPAPTAFPPTPQPGPPPPPFPIDLLPSGYLEPPFGPHFTVPQSMRPRGRPPTPSPRGRKPSPPTLAPATANSTATAGGSNPCLTQLLTAAKPEQTLEPSLVSSTLLRPSGSPQEMAPEFPCTFLPPTPAPTPPRPPPGPATLALPRPLIVPKAERLSPPAHSGGKRRLSGELSSMQGPGTLSVHVSPPQPILSRGRPDNNKTENRRITHISAEQKRRFNIKLGFDTLHGLVSTLSAQPSLKVSKATTLQKTAEYIAMLQQERAAMQEEAQQLRDQIEELNAAINLCQQQLPATGVPITHQRFDQMRDMFDDYVRTRTLHNWKFWVFSILIRPLFESFNGMVSTASLQSLRQTSLAWLDQYCSLPALRPTVLNSLRQLSTSTSILTDPACIPEQATRAVTEGTLGKPL
- the MLXIPL gene encoding carbohydrate-responsive element-binding protein isoform X3 — translated: MAGALAGLAAGLHGPRGVPGQDSDSDTDSEDPSARRGAGGLLRSQVIHSGHFMVSSPHSDSLPRRRDQEGPMGPADFGPRSIDPTLTRLFECMSLAYSGKLVSPKWKNFKGLKLLCRDKIRLNNAIWRAWYIQYVERRKSPVCGFVTPLQGPEADEHRKPEAVVLEGNYWKRRIEVVMREYHKWRIYYKKRLRKSSREGDLLTPKQAEGDWQSPERWCEQLFSSVVPVLLGGPEEEPGGRQLLDLDCFLSDISDTLFTMTQPSSSPLQLPPEDAYVGNADMIQPDLTPLQPSLDDFMEISDFFTSYRPPQTPTPSHFPEPPSFGPMADPFFSSGILGSEVPPASSGMTHLSGHNRLQARSSCPGPLDSSAFLNSDFLLPEDPKPKLPPPPVPPPLLQYPALAKGPGPEPCAPPTFPPLAPPPALLQEEPLFSPRFPFSTVPPAPGVSPLPAPTAFPPTPQPGPPPPPFPIDLLPSGYLEPPFGPHFTVPQSMRPRGRPPTPSPRGRKPSPPTLAPATANSTATAGGSNPCLTQLLTAAKPEQTLEPSLVSSTLLRPSGSPQEMAPEFPCTFLPPTPAPTPPRPPPGPATLALPRPLIVPKAERLSPPAHSGKEGLQGLGNSRGWRKGKEERGMTSEARMRGTGQWDPLPCVGLSVGLSVPVTGGKRRLSGELSSMQGPGTLSVHVSPPQPILSRGRPDNNKTENRRITHISAEQKRRFNIKLGFDTLHGLVSTLSAQPSLKVSKATTLQKTAEYIAMLQQERAAMQEEAQQLRDQIEELNAAINLCQQQLPATGVPITHQRFDQMRDMFDDYVRTRTLHNWKFWVFSILIRPLFESFNGMVSTASLQSLRQTSLAWLDQYCSLPALRPTVLNSLRQLSTSTSILTDPACIPEQATRAVTEGTLGKPL
- the MLXIPL gene encoding carbohydrate-responsive element-binding protein isoform X6, with the translated sequence MAVPQAARRVSGCHPRAKERRRHRIKGQRTSGAGGGRAVPGPHPPLKAGPRVQCIEPSAASAEKTRPLSASAREHPACAPWPGPQTPPEGTLGHCLGPATPADSAESSGKLVSPKWKNFKGLKLLCRDKIRLNNAIWRAWYIQYVERRKSPVCGFVTPLQGPEADEHRKPEAVVLEGNYWKRRIEVVMREYHKWRIYYKKRLRKSSREGDLLTPKQAEGDWQSPERWCEQLFSSVVPVLLGGPEEEPGGRQLLDLDCFLSDISDTLFTMTQPSSSPLQLPPEDAYVGNADMIQPDLTPLQPSLDDFMEISDFFTSYRPPQTPTPSHFPEPPSFGPMADPFFSSGILGSEVPPASSGMTHLSGHNRLQARSSCPGPLDSSAFLNSDFLLPEDPKPKLPPPPVPPPLLQYPALAKGPGPEPCAPPTFPPLAPPPALLQEEPLFSPRFPFSTVPPAPGVSPLPAPTAFPPTPQPGPPPPPFPIDLLPSGYLEPPFGPHFTVPQSMRPRGRPPTPSPRGRKPSPPTLAPATANSTATAGGSNPCLTQLLTAAKPEQTLEPSLVSSTLLRPSGSPQEMAPEFPCTFLPPTPAPTPPRPPPGPATLALPRPLIVPKAERLSPPAHSGSPHCLPPKTENRRITHISAEQKRRFNIKLGFDTLHGLVSTLSAQPSLKVSKATTLQKTAEYIAMLQQERAAMQEEAQQLRDQIEELNAAINLCQQQLPATGVPITHQRFDQMRDMFDDYVRTRTLHNWKFWVFSILIRPLFESFNGMVSTASLQSLRQTSLAWLDQYCSLPALRPTVLNSLRQLSTSTSILTDPACIPEQATRAVTEGTLGKPL
- the MLXIPL gene encoding carbohydrate-responsive element-binding protein isoform X1, whose protein sequence is MAVPQAARRVSGCHPRAKERRRHRIKGQRTSGAGGGRAVPGPHPPLKAGPRVQCIEPSAASAEKTRPLSASAREHPACAPWPGPQTPPEGTLGHCLGPATPADSAESSGKLVSPKWKNFKGLKLLCRDKIRLNNAIWRAWYIQYVERRKSPVCGFVTPLQGPEADEHRKPEAVVLEGNYWKRRIEVVMREYHKWRIYYKKRLRKSSREGDLLTPKQAEGDWQSPERWCEQLFSSVVPVLLGGPEEEPGGRQLLDLDCFLSDISDTLFTMTQPSSSPLQLPPEDAYVGNADMIQPDLTPLQPSLDDFMEISDFFTSYRPPQTPTPSHFPEPPSFGPMADPFFSSGILGSEVPPASSGMTHLSGHNRLQARSSCPGPLDSSAFLNSDFLLPEDPKPKLPPPPVPPPLLQYPALAKGPGPEPCAPPTFPPLAPPPALLQEEPLFSPRFPFSTVPPAPGVSPLPAPTAFPPTPQPGPPPPPFPIDLLPSGYLEPPFGPHFTVPQSMRPRGRPPTPSPRGRKPSPPTLAPATANSTATAGGSNPCLTQLLTAAKPEQTLEPSLVSSTLLRPSGSPQEMAPEFPCTFLPPTPAPTPPRPPPGPATLALPRPLIVPKAERLSPPAHSGKEGLQGLGNSRGWRKGKEERGMTSEARMRGTGQWDPLPCVGLSVGLSVPVTGGKRRLSGELSSMQGPGTLSVHVSPPQPILSRGRPDNNKTENRRITHISAEQKRRFNIKLGFDTLHGLVSTLSAQPSLKVSKATTLQKTAEYIAMLQQERAAMQEEAQQLRDQIEELNAAINLCQQQLPATGVPITHQRFDQMRDMFDDYVRTRTLHNWKFWVFSILIRPLFESFNGMVSTASLQSLRQTSLAWLDQYCSLPALRPTVLNSLRQLSTSTSILTDPACIPEQATRAVTEGTLGKPL